One genomic segment of Borrelia miyamotoi includes these proteins:
- a CDS encoding AMP-binding protein: MSVVKAFFEIAEKHGSGIAQIYRGSNKEYFRVTYKDLKNNVLKFASFLEKMGLGYQDKVFICSENRVEWSVIDFAILALGAVDVPKGTDVTFFEIEVIINAILPNIVIVENLNLLDLVVQVSFRVNPIIVIIDDLNEKNKERFSNFKIYTYKECLSIGDNTRQDEKIIKILKNVSPDDMATIIYTSGTTGAPKGVMISHANFLYQVSSFSRMVSVTEGQIFMCILPIWHSFQRSFSYNIFLKGMTCLFSSIVPRKMLDDIKNINPHYLAAVPRLWIAVRQNIFKELVKKSFLARLLFEIFVKVACLHDICSRIVLGLYPNNGFDLFMPIKKFLGVLGLVVLFPLRSLGDFLIFKKIRKFLGNNFIVGIAGGSSMSLSVARFFNSIGIKLANAYGLTEASPGVASNEYGKLMLGTCGKILPGTVAEIRDEHGNKLKKPGKGILFIKGPQVMIGYYQDEDATRRVIGADGFLDTGDIVKLSKDNVVQVIGREKDTIVLNNGENIEPMPIEIKLEESLLIEKAVVVGQDQKFLGALILPNFEEVNKYLESIGQKILDAHNKRQIIANNIVLKAINDEIKKLINRTNGFKPFEQVLKFVLLEKPFEIGKEMSVKMDVKRNYILDFYRNEIKNLFS; the protein is encoded by the coding sequence ATGTCTGTAGTAAAAGCTTTTTTTGAGATTGCTGAAAAGCATGGCAGTGGAATTGCACAAATATATAGAGGAAGCAATAAAGAGTATTTCAGAGTTACTTATAAGGATTTAAAGAATAATGTTTTGAAATTTGCATCATTCTTAGAAAAAATGGGTTTGGGGTATCAAGATAAAGTGTTTATTTGTTCTGAGAATAGAGTTGAATGGAGTGTTATAGATTTTGCAATTTTGGCTTTAGGTGCTGTGGATGTTCCAAAGGGAACTGATGTTACTTTTTTTGAGATTGAAGTAATTATTAATGCCATTCTTCCAAATATAGTGATAGTGGAAAATTTAAATCTTCTTGATTTGGTTGTGCAGGTTAGTTTTAGAGTTAATCCTATAATTGTTATTATTGATGATTTAAATGAAAAAAATAAGGAACGGTTTAGTAATTTTAAAATTTATACTTACAAAGAGTGTCTTTCAATTGGGGATAACACAAGGCAAGATGAAAAGATTATTAAAATTTTAAAGAATGTTAGTCCTGATGATATGGCAACAATAATATATACTTCTGGTACCACAGGGGCACCTAAAGGAGTAATGATCTCTCATGCTAATTTTCTTTATCAGGTATCTAGTTTTAGTCGTATGGTTAGTGTTACTGAGGGTCAAATATTTATGTGTATTTTACCAATTTGGCATTCATTTCAGAGATCGTTTTCTTATAATATTTTTCTTAAAGGTATGACTTGTTTATTTTCAAGTATTGTTCCAAGGAAGATGCTTGATGATATTAAAAATATTAATCCTCATTATCTTGCTGCTGTTCCTAGACTTTGGATTGCAGTAAGACAGAATATTTTTAAAGAGCTTGTCAAAAAGTCATTCTTAGCAAGATTATTATTTGAAATTTTTGTTAAAGTAGCATGTTTGCATGATATCTGCTCTAGGATAGTTTTAGGATTGTACCCTAATAATGGATTTGATTTATTCATGCCTATAAAAAAATTTTTAGGAGTTTTGGGTTTAGTAGTTTTATTTCCGCTTAGAAGTTTGGGAGATTTTCTTATTTTTAAAAAAATAAGAAAATTTTTGGGCAACAATTTTATTGTTGGAATTGCTGGTGGGAGTAGTATGTCTTTATCTGTTGCTAGGTTTTTTAATTCAATTGGGATTAAGCTTGCTAATGCTTATGGGTTAACAGAAGCATCTCCTGGTGTTGCATCTAATGAGTATGGGAAATTAATGCTTGGTACTTGTGGCAAAATATTGCCTGGAACTGTTGCTGAAATTAGGGATGAACATGGGAATAAGCTTAAAAAGCCAGGTAAAGGAATCCTATTTATTAAAGGTCCTCAGGTTATGATTGGATATTATCAAGATGAAGATGCTACAAGGCGGGTTATTGGAGCTGATGGATTTTTAGATACGGGGGATATTGTTAAGTTGTCAAAGGATAATGTTGTTCAGGTAATAGGGAGAGAAAAAGATACTATTGTTTTAAATAATGGAGAAAATATTGAACCTATGCCAATTGAAATTAAGCTTGAAGAATCTTTATTGATTGAAAAAGCTGTTGTTGTGGGGCAGGATCAAAAATTTTTAGGGGCATTAATTCTTCCTAATTTTGAAGAAGTGAATAAATATTTAGAGAGCATAGGTCAGAAAATTCTTGATGCTCACAATAAGCGACAGATTATTGCAAATAACATTGTTCTTAAAGCTATTAATGATGAGATAAAAAAACTTATTAATAGAACTAATGGATTTAAGCCTTTTGAGCAAGTATTAAAGTTTGTCCTTTTAGAAAAACCATTTGAGATAGGTAAAGAGATGTCTGTTAAGATGGATGTTAAACGTAATTATATTTTAGATTTTTATAGAAATGAGATAAAGAATTTATTTTCTTAA
- a CDS encoding efflux RND transporter permease subunit, protein MLVKKVIGRPIAMLILFSLLVVISIYTFSRLKVDLWPVIEENYVIISTNCAGSSAKEIERKVTSVLEGNLALIKNIKKINSVSFKETSNITIQFYRGTNVDLALNEIRDVIESSKSLLPKEASLPKIHRGSARDLVLLSFVMYADRSVIELKRYADNIIKPKLERLNGVGHVQISGGEAKHVLVEVSQNRLEAYGLTLSAIAPFISSHNFELSVGSLLDNNLRYQAQVSGEFNSIKDLEDVVISYKTPNTYLGDNNSLAQIRLRDIASVDMVSYDLKNYVYYNGKPSIWVSIKKQSGANPVVVSDSVNAEIEGIKLELPKDIFLELINDTSEFIKKAIFSVSDAAYSGAMLALCIIFFFLRSLRATIIIGIAIPLAIILTFCLMYFADISLNIMSLSGLALSVGMLVDCSIVVIDNIYKYRQRGAKLISSAILGTQEMMLPIMAATLTSICVFLPMLIFKAELDIIGDFIRDFAFTIVVSLTASLFVAVFLVPVLSSYYVGIYTTFQKPIKNKFIRKIDNFFYGIYSFGERFYVKLLKYVLTNKIIFSLIILFSFVLSLALFPLLNVSFIPETHSYSMDFFFRFPHEQSLEISRIHSDKVLEILKSEIKGYKSVISEISLSGFSFRIIFPLSEENSREFIKEQGDIKYRVDKRVENLYPDLGSHTFSGGTSFGGSPIDIKIIASDFGYAIEYGKLLVSLLKKEFPNLVNPGLDIKEELQIDIELDKEKAYYYEISVSDLSKEIKGNIDGILAGKYTQDGINYDIVLKLDRGNMTSLRDLDKMFVMNSAGIKIPLSSIVRLKKKKGFGEILRENQSLVVNLTSGVAPNENLALITANVVNFVTNKVPKKDGVLVKFEGEYSEFMKSMQHFMVIIFMAILLVFGVLAAQFESLLKPFIILFTIPLTLIGVSPIYFISGEHVSVFTAVGMLMLIGIVVNTGIVLVDYINLLIKRGFSIRESVLEAGRSRFRPILMSALTSIIGFFPLAFSDSSDNALIRPIAFTFIGGMIASTLLTLLFIPVIFEIFSKLSVKNFIFFKSCIFIGRINPKEGGESFFNKSQSENSINISKNNDNGNTKIDGNFDNLFIDED, encoded by the coding sequence TTGTTAGTAAAAAAGGTTATTGGTAGACCAATAGCTATGTTAATATTATTTTCGTTATTGGTTGTAATTAGCATTTATACTTTTTCAAGATTAAAGGTAGATTTGTGGCCCGTTATTGAAGAAAATTATGTCATTATTTCTACTAACTGTGCGGGAAGTTCTGCTAAAGAAATTGAAAGAAAAGTAACTAGTGTTTTAGAAGGCAATTTAGCCTTGATAAAGAATATAAAAAAAATCAACAGTGTTTCTTTTAAAGAGACTAGCAATATTACTATTCAATTTTATCGTGGAACTAATGTAGATTTAGCTTTAAATGAAATAAGAGATGTGATTGAGTCTTCAAAAAGCTTGCTACCTAAAGAAGCAAGCTTGCCTAAAATTCATAGAGGAAGTGCAAGAGATTTGGTATTATTGTCATTTGTTATGTATGCAGATAGGTCTGTTATAGAACTTAAAAGGTATGCTGATAATATTATTAAGCCCAAGTTGGAAAGGCTTAATGGGGTTGGACATGTGCAGATTAGTGGAGGTGAGGCTAAACACGTTTTAGTTGAAGTTTCTCAAAATAGGTTGGAGGCATATGGACTAACTTTATCAGCAATAGCACCATTTATTTCTTCTCACAATTTTGAATTGTCGGTTGGTAGCTTATTAGACAATAATTTAAGATATCAAGCACAAGTATCTGGAGAATTTAATTCGATTAAAGACTTGGAAGACGTGGTTATTTCTTATAAGACTCCAAATACTTATTTAGGTGATAATAATTCTCTTGCTCAAATTAGATTAAGGGATATTGCAAGTGTTGATATGGTCTCTTATGATTTAAAAAATTATGTATATTATAATGGCAAGCCTTCTATTTGGGTATCTATCAAAAAACAAAGTGGTGCAAATCCTGTTGTTGTTTCAGATTCAGTAAATGCAGAGATTGAGGGAATCAAGCTTGAACTTCCAAAAGATATATTCTTAGAGCTTATTAATGATACTTCTGAGTTTATTAAAAAGGCTATTTTTTCTGTTTCTGATGCAGCTTATTCTGGGGCAATGCTTGCGTTATGTATTATTTTTTTCTTTTTAAGGAGTCTTAGAGCGACAATTATTATTGGGATTGCAATACCATTAGCTATTATTCTTACCTTTTGTTTGATGTATTTTGCGGATATTTCGCTGAATATTATGAGTCTTTCGGGTCTTGCTTTGAGTGTTGGTATGCTTGTAGATTGTTCTATTGTTGTAATAGATAATATATATAAATATAGACAGAGGGGAGCTAAACTCATTTCATCTGCCATTCTTGGAACACAAGAGATGATGCTACCAATTATGGCTGCTACTCTGACATCAATTTGTGTTTTTCTTCCTATGCTTATTTTTAAGGCTGAATTGGATATTATTGGTGATTTTATTAGGGATTTTGCTTTCACTATTGTAGTATCTTTGACTGCTTCTTTATTTGTTGCAGTTTTTTTAGTTCCTGTTCTTTCAAGTTATTATGTTGGGATTTATACTACTTTTCAAAAACCTATCAAGAATAAATTTATTAGAAAGATTGATAATTTTTTTTATGGGATTTATTCTTTTGGTGAACGATTTTATGTTAAGTTGCTTAAATACGTTTTAACTAACAAGATAATTTTTTCGCTTATTATTCTCTTTAGTTTTGTTTTAAGTTTAGCTTTATTTCCCCTTTTAAATGTATCTTTTATTCCCGAAACCCATTCTTATTCTATGGATTTTTTTTTTAGATTTCCCCATGAGCAGAGTTTGGAAATTTCAAGAATTCACTCAGATAAAGTTTTAGAAATTTTAAAGAGCGAAATTAAGGGTTATAAGAGTGTTATTTCTGAAATAAGTTTAAGTGGGTTTTCCTTTAGAATTATATTTCCTTTAAGTGAAGAGAACAGTAGAGAATTTATTAAGGAGCAAGGAGATATTAAATATAGAGTTGATAAGCGTGTTGAAAATCTTTATCCTGATCTTGGTTCTCATACTTTTTCAGGAGGTACTTCTTTTGGTGGGTCTCCTATTGATATTAAAATTATTGCGTCTGACTTTGGGTATGCAATAGAATATGGAAAGTTGTTAGTTAGTCTTTTAAAGAAAGAATTTCCCAATCTTGTTAATCCTGGACTTGATATAAAAGAAGAGCTTCAAATTGATATAGAATTAGATAAAGAGAAGGCTTATTATTATGAAATTAGTGTGTCAGATCTTTCAAAAGAGATTAAGGGTAATATTGATGGGATTTTGGCAGGGAAATACACTCAAGATGGGATAAATTATGATATTGTGCTCAAGCTTGATAGAGGAAATATGACTAGTTTGAGAGATTTGGATAAAATGTTTGTTATGAATTCAGCTGGTATTAAAATTCCTCTCTCTTCAATAGTGAGGCTTAAGAAAAAAAAAGGATTTGGAGAGATTTTAAGAGAAAATCAATCGTTAGTAGTTAACCTTACATCAGGTGTTGCTCCAAATGAAAATTTAGCTTTGATTACGGCAAATGTAGTGAATTTTGTAACTAATAAGGTTCCTAAAAAGGATGGTGTGTTAGTTAAGTTTGAAGGAGAATACAGTGAATTTATGAAGAGTATGCAGCATTTTATGGTTATAATTTTTATGGCTATCTTACTTGTATTTGGAGTGTTGGCAGCACAATTTGAGTCTCTATTAAAGCCATTCATTATTCTTTTTACAATACCATTAACGTTAATAGGTGTTTCTCCAATTTATTTCATATCAGGAGAACATGTTTCTGTTTTTACTGCTGTTGGTATGCTTATGCTTATTGGAATTGTTGTTAATACAGGCATTGTGTTGGTAGATTATATTAATTTATTGATTAAAAGGGGATTTAGTATTAGAGAGTCCGTACTTGAAGCAGGCCGTTCTAGGTTTAGGCCAATTTTAATGTCTGCTTTAACATCGATAATTGGGTTTTTTCCTCTTGCGTTTTCAGATTCAAGTGATAATGCTCTTATAAGGCCAATTGCTTTTACCTTTATTGGTGGAATGATTGCTAGTACATTATTGACTTTACTTTTTATTCCTGTGATTTTTGAAATTTTTTCTAAGCTTTCTGTAAAAAATTTTATTTTTTTTAAATCGTGTATTTTTATTGGCAGAATTAATCCTAAAGAAGGAGGTGAGAGCTTTTTCAATAAAAGTCAAAGTGAAAATAGCATTAATATTTCCAAAAATAATGATAATGGGAACACCAAGATTGATGGTAATTTTGATAATCTTTTTATTGATGAGGATTAA
- a CDS encoding efflux RND transporter periplasmic adaptor subunit, with product MNFIFNIGVHCKHYLLFLFLLFIFSCSRKINGELQGNINTNDHVSESFRFPVIVVKARKGTLSNYITLNGDIDVKVKAEVFPDVTGKIVSLHVKLGAYVKQGQVIAVLDPSKPGSLYLKSSVRAPISGYVLSVNFKVEDIVGPQTSIALIGKIDAIQIKTYVTEKYILDVKAGSDAVIELESYPNEKFKAKISQVSPVLDFKSRTAAVYLEPIGDNKSKMLVGMFAKIKLITKHLENVVKIPKRAFIEREGKLCVFKLNIAKKMVERVFPIIDFEVDNIVSIQAGINENDLIVIEGLSSLSDGAYVDIVDIQDGLAAEDNV from the coding sequence GTGAATTTTATTTTTAATATTGGGGTTCATTGTAAACATTATTTATTGTTTCTATTTTTGTTATTTATTTTTTCGTGTAGTAGGAAGATTAATGGTGAACTTCAAGGGAATATTAATACCAATGATCATGTTAGTGAGTCTTTTAGATTTCCAGTTATTGTTGTGAAGGCTAGAAAGGGGACTTTAAGTAATTATATTACTTTAAATGGGGATATAGATGTCAAAGTTAAAGCTGAGGTTTTCCCAGATGTTACCGGTAAAATAGTGTCTCTTCATGTTAAGCTTGGAGCTTATGTAAAACAGGGACAAGTAATTGCAGTACTTGATCCGTCAAAGCCAGGGTCTCTTTATTTAAAGAGTTCAGTAAGAGCACCAATTTCTGGATATGTTTTATCTGTTAATTTCAAAGTTGAAGATATAGTTGGACCTCAAACAAGTATTGCTTTAATAGGGAAAATAGATGCAATTCAGATAAAAACTTATGTTACTGAGAAATATATCTTAGATGTCAAGGCTGGCAGTGATGCAGTTATTGAACTTGAATCTTATCCTAATGAAAAATTTAAAGCAAAAATTTCACAAGTGTCTCCTGTTTTGGATTTTAAGAGTCGTACTGCTGCGGTATATCTTGAACCTATAGGAGATAATAAAAGCAAAATGCTTGTTGGTATGTTTGCCAAGATCAAGCTTATTACTAAGCATTTAGAAAACGTGGTTAAAATTCCAAAACGTGCTTTTATTGAGCGAGAGGGTAAACTTTGCGTATTTAAGTTAAATATAGCTAAAAAAATGGTTGAAAGAGTATTTCCTATAATAGATTTTGAGGTAGATAATATTGTCTCTATTCAGGCTGGCATTAATGAAAATGATTTAATTGTCATTGAAGGTCTTTCTTCGCTTTCTGATGGAGCTTATGTGGATATAGTGGATATTCAAGATGGGCTTGCTGCTGAAGACAATGTTTAG
- a CDS encoding TolC family protein, which produces MCSCKRVEVDIKRLIFILPFSFYAEVMQISAEDAVRMALKYGLDVQNAEYEEKIKKLHKDTSWNVFIPNLEISSSFSESSFAIPNLIGNAHWFLGFGFSANFSISASDFSKIKLAILNYEFAKFTKDKVIKGIKLNVLKMYNELIAFKNILEVLKSQLKNSRVKVEQARIAYNNGLISEIDYLDAKLKYSKFQPDLEQQIIEFERIKEKFKLLLGLDVFQDFETIGELSDEILDISLFDKVIDVNGSLEVRKLNGSAKIMKTMLNSLWLDTFLPKFSFSIYYGPGGIAFSNGLGNSSNQGFQFSLALTYSLNEILPFSKSFIGIWEQDYQLQILGNKIESKIRELKANIIQKRESIRLYKSILDNSKINLEMSKRNYHVAFKAFNAGTLDLLKLNDIEASYKQSDLQLIKDKLNYANIILEYRDLVSELD; this is translated from the coding sequence ATGTGTAGCTGTAAAAGGGTAGAAGTGGATATTAAAAGGTTAATTTTTATTTTGCCGTTTTCTTTTTATGCAGAAGTTATGCAAATATCTGCTGAAGATGCTGTTCGTATGGCTTTAAAGTACGGGTTAGATGTTCAAAATGCTGAGTACGAAGAAAAGATAAAAAAATTACATAAAGATACTTCTTGGAATGTTTTTATTCCAAATTTAGAGATTAGTTCAAGTTTTTCAGAGTCTAGCTTTGCTATACCTAATTTAATAGGTAATGCACATTGGTTCTTAGGTTTTGGGTTTTCTGCTAATTTTTCGATATCTGCATCTGATTTCAGTAAAATTAAGCTTGCTATTCTTAATTATGAGTTTGCTAAGTTCACCAAAGATAAGGTTATTAAAGGTATTAAGTTAAATGTGCTTAAAATGTATAATGAATTAATAGCTTTCAAAAATATTTTAGAAGTTTTGAAAAGTCAACTTAAAAATAGCAGAGTTAAAGTTGAGCAAGCAAGAATTGCTTATAATAATGGACTTATTTCTGAAATAGATTATCTTGATGCTAAGCTGAAGTATAGCAAGTTCCAACCTGATTTAGAACAGCAAATTATTGAATTTGAAAGGATAAAGGAAAAATTTAAATTATTATTAGGGTTGGATGTCTTTCAAGATTTTGAGACTATAGGAGAGTTGTCAGACGAGATATTAGATATTTCATTATTTGATAAGGTTATAGATGTTAACGGGTCTTTAGAAGTGAGAAAGTTAAATGGTTCTGCTAAAATTATGAAAACTATGCTTAATAGTCTTTGGCTAGATACTTTCTTACCAAAATTTTCATTTTCAATTTATTATGGGCCTGGAGGCATTGCTTTTAGCAATGGTTTGGGTAATTCGTCCAATCAAGGGTTTCAATTTTCTTTGGCATTAACTTATAGTTTGAATGAGATTTTACCATTTTCAAAAAGCTTTATAGGAATATGGGAGCAAGATTATCAATTACAAATTTTAGGCAATAAAATTGAAAGTAAGATTCGTGAATTAAAAGCTAATATTATTCAGAAGCGTGAGAGTATAAGACTATATAAATCTATTTTAGATAATTCCAAGATAAATTTAGAAATGTCTAAAAGGAATTATCATGTGGCTTTTAAGGCCTTTAATGCAGGAACCTTAGATCTTTTGAAATTAAATGACATTGAAGCTTCCTATAAACAGAGTGATTTGCAGCTTATAAAAGATAAGCTAAATTATGCTAATATAATACTTGAATATAGAGATTTAGTAAGTGAGTTGGATTAG
- the yidD gene encoding membrane protein insertion efficiency factor YidD has translation MNILKKIFLTPNLILILLIKIYQKTFSKIIGFQCIYEPSCSNYALECLIKYNIITALILIKLRLLRCNALFKGGSEPLPIKNPILKSLKKFKERLIK, from the coding sequence ATGAACATCTTAAAAAAGATTTTCCTAACACCAAACTTGATACTTATTTTATTAATTAAGATATATCAAAAAACTTTTTCCAAAATCATTGGCTTTCAGTGCATATATGAACCTAGCTGTTCAAATTATGCATTAGAATGTTTAATAAAATACAACATTATAACAGCCTTGATTCTAATTAAACTAAGACTGCTTAGATGCAATGCACTATTTAAAGGAGGTTCTGAGCCACTACCAATTAAAAACCCAATATTAAAATCATTAAAGAAATTTAAAGAAAGATTAATCAAATAA
- a CDS encoding glycine betaine ABC transporter substrate-binding protein: MRSLLISIFISFILVLFSCDKNDNSNNDNSKDLKLIKIAYVNWIGETVATNIIKVIFEKMGYKAEIFPVTTSVMYQYLSLGQVDGMVSAWVPTADKFYYEKFKDKFVDLGANYEGTLQGFVVPSYVTISNIAELKGRGAEFKNKMVGIDAGAGTQLSVEKTLNLYGLDQEYELISSSESVMLASLESAIKKNEWILVPLWKPHWAFAEYDIKFLDDPLLAMGGPESIHSLVRIGLKEDDPDAYYLFDNFYWNDDLLLPLIEKNYKKSGHEYTNAVEFVDFYKEYVKNWVPDKYKSLFD; this comes from the coding sequence ATGCGAAGTTTATTAATATCTATTTTTATAAGTTTTATTTTAGTTTTGTTTTCTTGTGATAAGAATGATAATTCTAATAATGATAACTCCAAGGATTTAAAATTAATCAAGATTGCGTATGTTAATTGGATAGGAGAGACAGTCGCTACTAATATTATAAAAGTCATTTTTGAGAAAATGGGGTATAAGGCAGAGATATTTCCTGTTACAACATCTGTTATGTATCAGTATTTGTCACTGGGGCAGGTAGATGGTATGGTATCTGCATGGGTTCCTACGGCGGATAAGTTTTATTATGAAAAATTTAAGGATAAATTTGTTGATCTTGGTGCTAATTATGAGGGAACGTTACAAGGATTTGTAGTTCCAAGTTATGTTACAATTTCAAATATTGCTGAGCTTAAGGGTAGAGGAGCTGAGTTTAAAAATAAAATGGTAGGAATAGATGCTGGAGCTGGCACACAACTTTCTGTAGAAAAAACCCTTAATCTTTATGGATTAGATCAAGAATATGAACTTATTTCTTCAAGTGAGAGTGTAATGCTTGCAAGTTTAGAGTCTGCTATTAAAAAGAATGAGTGGATTTTAGTTCCTTTATGGAAGCCCCATTGGGCATTTGCCGAATATGATATTAAGTTTTTAGATGATCCTTTGTTAGCAATGGGAGGGCCTGAGAGTATTCATTCTCTTGTTAGGATTGGTCTTAAAGAAGATGATCCTGATGCTTATTATTTATTTGATAATTTTTATTGGAATGATGATTTGTTGTTGCCTTTGATAGAGAAAAATTATAAAAAGTCTGGGCATGAATATACTAATGCTGTTGAATTTGTTGATTTTTATAAAGAGTATGTCAAAAATTGGGTTCCAGATAAATATAAAAGTTTATTTGATTAA
- a CDS encoding ABC transporter permease, whose product MTRDFIVSNIDKAFSFFVDNFSNSNGIGFAKVVIFLYENLKNLFLLINPILFIVIICVLSFLFLKKRLALLIMLGFCFILYFDLWEVSMDTISIIFVSVFFSVIWGILIGILCGYYSKFYVFLKPFLDLMQAMPPFIYLIPAIPFFGMGTSSAIFATIVFAMPPVIRYTRLGIIQVPSEVIEAAKSFGSSNVRILFQIQLPLALQSIIEGINQSIMMAISMIVIAAMVGSSGLGRTVIYSVERLNFGEGLISGLAVVIIAIILDRIMQAIFIKFSYLNTDNYGAKKENKFKRFLEMYNK is encoded by the coding sequence ATGACCAGAGATTTTATAGTGTCTAATATAGATAAGGCTTTTAGTTTTTTTGTTGATAATTTTTCGAATTCCAATGGCATAGGGTTTGCAAAAGTTGTTATTTTTTTGTATGAAAATTTGAAAAATTTGTTTCTTTTAATTAATCCTATTCTTTTTATTGTGATTATTTGTGTTTTAAGTTTTTTATTTTTAAAGAAAAGATTGGCTTTACTGATTATGTTGGGATTTTGTTTTATTTTATATTTTGATCTTTGGGAAGTTTCAATGGATACTATATCAATTATTTTTGTATCTGTGTTTTTTTCAGTGATTTGGGGAATTTTGATAGGTATTTTATGTGGATATTATTCAAAATTTTATGTATTTTTAAAACCATTTCTTGATTTAATGCAGGCAATGCCTCCATTTATTTATTTAATACCAGCTATACCTTTTTTTGGTATGGGTACATCTTCAGCTATTTTTGCTACAATAGTTTTTGCTATGCCTCCTGTTATTAGATATACAAGGCTTGGAATTATTCAAGTTCCAAGTGAAGTCATTGAGGCTGCAAAGTCTTTTGGAAGTAGTAATGTTCGTATTCTTTTCCAAATTCAGTTACCATTGGCTCTTCAAAGCATAATAGAGGGAATTAATCAATCAATAATGATGGCAATATCTATGATAGTAATTGCAGCGATGGTTGGTTCATCAGGGCTTGGCAGAACAGTAATATATTCTGTTGAAAGATTAAATTTTGGTGAAGGTTTAATATCTGGATTAGCTGTTGTGATAATAGCCATTATTTTAGATAGAATTATGCAGGCTATTTTTATTAAATTTAGTTATTTAAATACTGATAATTATGGAGCAAAAAAGGAAAATAAATTCAAAAGATTTTTAGAAATGTATAATAAATAA
- a CDS encoding ATP-binding cassette domain-containing protein: MCKASVRVRNLYKTFSYNNHKKQIVEAIKSYENGQGRTDIYKKSSVFIANANISLDVYENEILVIMGMSGCGKSTFVRCLNGIYKIDSGSILVDNIEMNDINQKDLSALRKDKFAMVFQNFGLFPHMNVLRNVTYGLEVKNVPKEIRIQRAFDILKLVGLEDSKYKYINELSGGMKQRVGIARALVVNPDILLMDEAFSALDPLIRGEMQGELLRLVDKLKKTVVFITHDLIEAFKLGHRIAFMKDGEIVQVGKPLEILRDPKTDFIANFINNLSVLNILKIKDIIRMDFAFKDEPNRFNIILEKEGDNFSLYNLSIGKKYSNVISLILELDDEIKSVVKYLNKMDYLIIIEEQGDIIGYIDLGEIASLLAR, encoded by the coding sequence TTGTGTAAAGCTAGTGTTAGGGTCCGGAATCTTTATAAAACATTTTCTTATAATAATCATAAGAAACAAATAGTTGAAGCTATAAAGAGTTATGAGAATGGTCAAGGTAGAACTGACATTTATAAAAAATCTTCTGTTTTTATTGCAAATGCAAATATCAGTCTTGATGTTTATGAGAATGAAATTTTAGTTATTATGGGTATGTCAGGTTGCGGTAAGTCTACTTTTGTTAGATGTTTGAATGGCATATATAAAATAGATTCTGGATCTATTTTGGTAGATAATATTGAAATGAATGATATTAATCAAAAAGATCTCTCTGCTTTAAGAAAAGACAAGTTTGCCATGGTTTTTCAGAATTTTGGACTTTTTCCGCATATGAATGTTTTAAGGAATGTGACTTATGGACTTGAAGTTAAAAATGTTCCTAAGGAAATTAGGATACAAAGGGCTTTTGATATTTTAAAGCTTGTGGGTCTTGAGGATTCTAAATATAAATATATAAATGAGCTTTCAGGTGGAATGAAGCAGAGGGTAGGTATAGCACGAGCTTTGGTGGTTAATCCTGATATACTTTTAATGGATGAAGCTTTTTCAGCTCTTGATCCTTTGATTAGAGGAGAAATGCAGGGTGAGCTTTTGAGATTGGTAGACAAATTAAAAAAGACAGTTGTATTTATTACTCATGATTTAATTGAGGCTTTCAAATTGGGTCATAGAATTGCTTTTATGAAAGATGGAGAGATTGTTCAGGTTGGTAAGCCTTTAGAAATATTAAGGGATCCTAAAACAGATTTTATAGCTAATTTTATTAATAATCTTTCCGTTTTAAATATTTTAAAAATTAAGGATATTATTAGAATGGATTTTGCTTTTAAGGATGAACCTAATAGATTTAATATTATTCTTGAGAAAGAAGGTGATAATTTTAGCTTGTATAATTTGTCTATTGGTAAAAAGTATAGTAATGTTATTTCTTTAATTTTAGAGTTAGATGATGAGATAAAAAGTGTTGTTAAGTATTTAAATAAGATGGATTATTTGATCATAATAGAGGAACAAGGTGATATTATTGGATATATTGACTTAGGGGAGATTGCTAGCTTATTGGCAAGATAG